A window from Chloroflexota bacterium encodes these proteins:
- the nuoH gene encoding NADH-quinone oxidoreductase subunit NuoH yields MTLLEQFQLRLGGIWPDWAAYIVPGVVGIVVVLAFVVITVIIFIWYERRLLGRFQIRLGPNRLGPEGIFQPIATALKILLKEDIVPAKGDKVIHWLAPVIVFVPVLMIFAVVPFGERAILTDLNVGIVYVVAISSVSAVGIYMAGWASNNKYALIAALRTVAQMVSYELPVVLAILGVVLMTGSLSMTQIVASQDIPFLILQPLGFVIFFLGTVAEMNRSPFDLLEADSEIVAGYHIEYSGMKFAMFYLGEYGHALAYSCIITTLFLGGWQGPLLPPIIWFLIKVMAVFSVIVWMRATLPRLRVDQLMAFAWKGLLPMAIINLFIIAAEVLWLPETMPWIIVAVNFVSAGVLIVLWSKLFALGGGRVEV; encoded by the coding sequence ATGACGCTGCTGGAACAATTTCAGTTGCGGTTAGGCGGTATCTGGCCGGATTGGGCAGCCTATATCGTGCCGGGTGTGGTTGGCATAGTGGTTGTTCTCGCCTTTGTTGTGATTACGGTTATCATCTTCATTTGGTACGAGCGGCGTCTACTGGGTCGATTCCAAATTCGGCTAGGTCCGAACCGGCTTGGTCCGGAGGGGATTTTCCAGCCGATTGCTACGGCTTTGAAGATACTATTGAAAGAAGACATTGTGCCGGCTAAGGGTGATAAAGTGATTCACTGGCTGGCTCCGGTGATTGTCTTTGTGCCGGTATTGATGATTTTTGCTGTTGTACCCTTCGGCGAAAGGGCTATCTTAACCGACCTTAATGTGGGCATAGTTTATGTAGTGGCAATCAGTTCAGTGTCTGCAGTCGGTATATACATGGCGGGTTGGGCGTCAAATAATAAGTATGCCTTGATAGCAGCTTTAAGGACAGTAGCTCAAATGGTGAGCTATGAGCTGCCTGTGGTTCTAGCGATTCTGGGTGTGGTGTTGATGACCGGGTCGCTTTCAATGACTCAAATTGTTGCTTCCCAGGATATTCCTTTCCTCATACTGCAGCCTCTTGGTTTTGTTATTTTTTTCTTGGGCACGGTGGCTGAGATGAACCGGAGCCCGTTTGACCTTCTTGAGGCTGATTCTGAAATAGTCGCCGGCTACCATATAGAATACTCTGGGATGAAGTTTGCTATGTTCTATCTGGGCGAGTATGGCCATGCTCTGGCTTATTCCTGTATTATCACTACGTTGTTCCTAGGTGGCTGGCAAGGGCCATTATTGCCACCGATTATATGGTTTTTGATTAAAGTCATGGCGGTGTTTTCGGTTATTGTGTGGATGCGAGCTACTCTCCCCAGATTGCGTGTAGACCAATTAATGGCTTTTGCTTGGAAGGGTTTATTACCTATGGCCATAATTAACCTATTTATCATTGCTGCCGAGGTGCTGTGGCTGCCGGAAACTATGCCGTGGATAATAGTAGCAGTGAATTTCGTTTCTGCCGGTGTTCTGATTGTTTTATGGTCGAAGTTGTTTGCCTTAGGAGGCGGCCGAGTTGAAGTTTGA
- a CDS encoding class I SAM-dependent methyltransferase, with translation MLTIDYDLIGIKDGERVLDVGCGEGRHSWEACKRNDCLVCALDIEEVNLKKAHYALYLMEQQGETKGKWLLARGDITSLPFKDASFDKVICSEVLEHIPDDIQGISELVRVLKDNGALAISVPSYLPETICWKLSRGYHRKPGGHIRIYKASEITSKLQQNNLHIFAVRRKHALHSFYWILRSLFGVENEKAIIPSLYHKFLVWDIYKNSKPVRLLDEFLNKFFSKSLVLYARKAQT, from the coding sequence ATGCTTACCATCGACTATGACCTCATAGGAATTAAGGATGGTGAGCGAGTTCTAGACGTCGGCTGCGGTGAGGGCAGACACAGCTGGGAAGCCTGCAAGCGAAACGATTGCCTGGTTTGTGCCTTAGATATTGAGGAGGTGAATCTCAAAAAGGCACATTACGCCCTTTATTTAATGGAACAGCAGGGCGAAACCAAGGGAAAATGGCTTCTAGCTAGGGGGGACATAACCAGCCTCCCCTTCAAAGATGCTTCCTTCGATAAAGTCATTTGTTCCGAGGTGTTGGAACACATCCCTGACGACATTCAAGGTATCAGTGAGCTGGTCAGAGTTCTAAAAGACAATGGCGCGCTTGCCATCAGCGTCCCATCGTATCTGCCCGAAACCATCTGCTGGAAATTATCCAGAGGTTACCACAGGAAGCCGGGAGGTCATATCAGGATATACAAAGCCAGCGAAATCACATCTAAGCTACAGCAGAACAACCTGCATATCTTTGCAGTACGCCGCAAACACGCCTTACACTCCTTTTACTGGATATTACGCTCTCTGTTCGGAGTAGAGAACGAAAAGGCTATTATTCCTTCTCTTTACCACAAGTTCTTGGTCTGGGACATATACAAGAACAGCAAACCCGTCCGCCTGCTCGATGAATTCCTCAACAAATTTTTCTCCAAAAGCCTGGTCCTCTACGCCCGCAAAGCTCAAACATAA
- the rsmD gene encoding 16S rRNA (guanine(966)-N(2))-methyltransferase RsmD — protein sequence MRITGGVARGQQLKVPQNDLVRPTTDRVREAIFSILASLTSHWSRGLDLFAGSGALGIEALSRDIEWIDFVDQAPKCCAIIKQNLQKLGFSQKAHVYCCNVAKALTFLKDKYDIVFMDPPYSDQSINHMATQLASSRIIDDESLIVISHASRSPLQDSYDGLSLIKEKQYGDTCISIYQKRAPGKGG from the coding sequence ATGCGTATTACCGGCGGCGTTGCCAGAGGACAACAATTGAAGGTGCCCCAGAACGATTTAGTTCGTCCAACAACAGATAGGGTGAGAGAAGCCATCTTCTCCATTCTAGCCTCCCTCACCAGCCACTGGTCTCGAGGGCTAGACTTGTTCGCTGGTAGCGGCGCTCTGGGTATCGAAGCTCTAAGCCGCGATATAGAGTGGATCGACTTCGTCGACCAGGCACCCAAATGCTGTGCTATCATTAAACAGAATTTGCAGAAGCTCGGATTTTCACAAAAAGCTCATGTCTATTGCTGTAACGTAGCTAAAGCCCTTACCTTCCTTAAAGACAAATACGACATTGTATTTATGGACCCGCCTTACTCAGACCAGTCAATAAATCATATGGCAACGCAATTAGCCAGCTCGAGAATCATAGATGACGAATCATTAATCGTGATTTCCCACGCTTCCCGTTCCCCACTACAAGACAGCTATGACGGCCTATCTTTAATCAAAGAAAAACAATACGGTGACACCTGTATTTCGATATACCAAAAACGCGCTCCCGGAAAAGGAGGTTAA
- a CDS encoding NADH-quinone oxidoreductase subunit A has protein sequence MLADFGYIGILLIVGILFMVTTLLLPLTLSFFNIVPRKSNPAKTSTYECGMETIGKTWVQFNFRYYFFAVLFVALDVLTVFLYPWAVNLKGLGMFGLIAIAVFFVILMVGYIYAWLKGALEWK, from the coding sequence TTGCTAGCTGACTTCGGATATATTGGTATACTCCTTATCGTAGGTATACTGTTCATGGTTACCACTCTACTCCTACCTTTAACTCTTAGCTTTTTCAATATCGTCCCCAGGAAAAGCAATCCAGCCAAGACTTCCACTTATGAGTGCGGCATGGAAACTATCGGTAAAACGTGGGTTCAATTCAACTTTCGCTATTACTTCTTTGCTGTTCTTTTCGTTGCGCTCGACGTATTAACTGTTTTTCTGTATCCCTGGGCAGTAAATCTTAAGGGGCTGGGTATGTTTGGGCTGATTGCGATAGCTGTTTTCTTTGTAATCCTTATGGTGGGCTACATTTACGCTTGGCTCAAAGGAGCCCTGGAATGGAAGTAG
- a CDS encoding NADH-quinone oxidoreductase subunit I gives MKFERYGIGIAKGMAVTFKHLFRAPITVQYPEEKLVVSRRIRGNELVWFPDRCTGCATCAKACPQGNIEIVTHVGNENNYVVDKFEVDIGRCMFCGLCVEACPYDALAMGRSYEQAQHRRRKLILSKEELQLSDVRQPSGYARPKIEASLPKQSLLIYGGREGGGQKLSWLGLSKKRGRGV, from the coding sequence TTGAAGTTTGAGAGATATGGAATCGGCATAGCTAAAGGGATGGCGGTGACATTCAAGCATCTATTCCGCGCCCCGATTACGGTGCAGTATCCCGAGGAGAAGTTAGTCGTTTCCCGGCGCATACGGGGCAACGAGCTGGTGTGGTTTCCCGATAGATGCACCGGCTGTGCTACTTGTGCCAAGGCTTGCCCTCAAGGAAATATTGAGATTGTTACCCATGTAGGTAATGAGAACAATTATGTGGTTGACAAGTTCGAAGTAGATATTGGACGTTGTATGTTCTGCGGCTTGTGTGTTGAGGCTTGCCCATACGATGCTCTGGCTATGGGGCGCAGTTATGAGCAGGCGCAGCATAGACGTCGAAAGCTCATTCTGAGCAAAGAAGAGCTCCAGTTGTCTGATGTAAGGCAGCCCAGTGGTTATGCTCGTCCAAAGATTGAGGCGAGTCTGCCTAAACAGAGCTTGCTTATTTACGGGGGCAGGGAGGGAGGTGGACAAAAATTGAGCTGGCTAGGACTGAGCAAGAAGAGAGGTCGAGGTGTTTGA
- a CDS encoding methyltransferase domain-containing protein: MRDCHVANAPGNDKKNARFDLEWDDGQLFPEVVYPDAEFLFRRMNEATLESVNPRQGEVILDIGCGRGIDGVELSKRGAVVVGLEPSKVMIRRARKHISENGAKMRLVSGVGEHVPFRAHSVDKVICKGALDHFPNPPMVMEQIALVLRPGGKAIIAIANFESLGFRWGKTVWWFRKVFGFKATEGRMLWEVPEDHTYKFDYSFLRRLVGNHFKVEKAIGVSLLFGLPWWGMFLAKCPRGISLAILKTLDKLARHLPSLSDVVVLRCRPKQGNWYRLKKSP; this comes from the coding sequence TTGAGAGATTGCCATGTCGCTAACGCTCCTGGCAATGACAAAAAGAATGCTCGATTTGACTTGGAGTGGGATGATGGGCAGCTCTTTCCTGAGGTGGTTTATCCGGATGCGGAGTTCCTGTTTCGGAGGATGAACGAAGCCACTTTGGAAAGCGTGAATCCGAGACAAGGTGAAGTTATACTGGATATCGGCTGCGGCAGGGGTATTGATGGCGTGGAGTTGTCAAAGAGAGGTGCGGTGGTTGTTGGCCTTGAACCTTCAAAGGTGATGATAAGACGTGCCAGGAAGCATATTTCTGAGAATGGAGCGAAGATGAGACTGGTCAGTGGGGTGGGCGAGCATGTGCCGTTCCGAGCTCATTCTGTAGACAAGGTTATATGCAAAGGAGCTCTGGACCATTTTCCTAACCCGCCCATGGTCATGGAGCAGATTGCCCTGGTGCTTAGGCCTGGAGGAAAAGCGATAATAGCCATAGCTAATTTTGAGAGCCTTGGATTCAGGTGGGGGAAGACGGTGTGGTGGTTCAGGAAGGTATTTGGCTTTAAGGCTACAGAGGGGAGAATGCTATGGGAAGTGCCGGAGGACCACACATATAAATTTGATTACTCATTTCTCAGGCGTCTGGTGGGCAACCATTTTAAAGTAGAAAAGGCTATCGGGGTGTCATTGCTCTTTGGTCTTCCGTGGTGGGGTATGTTTTTGGCTAAGTGCCCCAGGGGCATCTCGCTTGCCATATTAAAAACGCTAGATAAATTGGCTCGACATCTGCCGTCTCTCAGCGATGTTGTGGTGCTGAGGTGTAGACCGAAGCAAGGAAATTGGTATCGTCTAAAAAAATCGCCGTAA
- a CDS encoding isoprenylcysteine carboxylmethyltransferase family protein produces MLILKVSIFIVVSVGIFVVSWQSLRNPRSHGFYRFFAFESILILILLNLERWFSDPFSVHQIVSWLLLLASIVLAAHGFYLLHVIGRPKSGIEDTTTLVMVGAYKYIRHPLYSSLLFLAWGAFFKSPSWLGGILALAASAFLVATAKVEESENIRNFGADYGVYMKTTRMFIPFLF; encoded by the coding sequence ATGCTCATATTGAAAGTGTCCATTTTTATTGTTGTGTCTGTGGGGATTTTCGTTGTTTCATGGCAATCCTTGCGTAATCCACGCTCGCATGGTTTTTACCGCTTCTTCGCCTTCGAATCCATTTTAATCTTAATTCTGCTCAACCTGGAGCGCTGGTTTAGCGACCCATTCTCTGTGCATCAAATCGTTTCCTGGTTGCTGTTGCTCGCCTCAATTGTCTTGGCGGCGCATGGATTTTATTTGCTTCATGTGATTGGCAGACCGAAAAGCGGGATTGAGGACACGACCACTCTGGTGATGGTTGGTGCCTATAAGTATATCCGCCATCCTCTTTATAGCTCATTGCTGTTCCTTGCCTGGGGAGCATTCTTCAAGAGTCCTTCATGGCTCGGCGGTATCCTGGCTCTAGCGGCCTCAGCCTTTCTGGTAGCTACTGCTAAGGTAGAAGAGTCGGAGAACATCCGCAATTTTGGTGCCGATTACGGTGTATATATGAAGACAACCAGGATGTTCATACCCTTCTTGTTTTGA
- a CDS encoding YfhL family 4Fe-4S dicluster ferredoxin encodes MAYKITDECISCGACEPECKNQAIKEGASIYDIDPAKCTECVGWFASPKCAEVCPVDCCVADAAHKESKEQLLEKWKKLHPGKTPEAT; translated from the coding sequence ATGGCGTACAAGATCACTGACGAGTGCATCAGCTGCGGTGCCTGCGAGCCGGAATGCAAAAACCAAGCCATCAAAGAAGGAGCATCGATATACGACATCGACCCCGCTAAGTGCACTGAATGCGTTGGCTGGTTTGCGTCACCTAAATGCGCTGAGGTTTGCCCAGTAGATTGTTGTGTTGCAGACGCTGCTCATAAGGAAAGCAAGGAACAGCTGCTGGAAAAGTGGAAGAAGCTGCACCCTGGCAAAACTCCAGAAGCTACTTAA
- the coaD gene encoding pantetheine-phosphate adenylyltransferase gives MTIAIYPGSFDPITHGHLDIIKRASSIFDELIVGVYDRPEKRLLFSTEERVEMTRQAMAHLKNAKVKSYSGLTVDFAKNVGAQVMVRGLRMSSDFEREFEMAMMNKKLAPDLELVCFMASLQYQFLSSSLLKEVAQLGGCLEAMVPDHVAKALKKKFTP, from the coding sequence TTGACTATCGCTATCTATCCCGGCAGCTTCGACCCTATAACTCATGGACACCTCGATATCATCAAACGCGCTTCCTCAATATTCGACGAGTTAATCGTCGGTGTTTATGACAGGCCTGAGAAACGGCTTCTATTCTCTACCGAAGAACGAGTAGAGATGACCCGGCAAGCCATGGCTCATCTGAAGAATGCTAAGGTTAAATCCTATTCTGGGCTTACCGTCGATTTCGCTAAAAATGTGGGGGCACAAGTCATGGTCAGGGGATTGAGGATGAGTTCCGACTTTGAACGAGAGTTTGAGATGGCGATGATGAACAAAAAGCTGGCACCTGACCTCGAACTGGTCTGTTTTATGGCAAGCCTGCAATATCAATTCCTCAGCTCCAGCCTGCTTAAGGAAGTAGCCCAGCTAGGAGGTTGCCTTGAGGCGATGGTGCCAGACCACGTGGCCAAAGCACTGAAGAAAAAGTTTACCCCGTAG
- a CDS encoding methyltransferase domain-containing protein, which translates to MQPPAQLIERSGVKREMQVLDLGCGSGAFTPFIARTVGEKGKVYALDIQADMLKQLERKLSKPENKDIKNIKLIEGNAYELPFEDNSLDLVNMVTVLQEIPDRSRALQEVKRVLKRGGFFAVTELFPDPDYPWKSTTIKLGNGAGFVVDKVSGNFFNYTVRFKKP; encoded by the coding sequence ATACAGCCGCCGGCTCAGTTGATAGAACGGAGTGGGGTAAAAAGAGAGATGCAGGTTTTGGACCTTGGCTGCGGCAGCGGAGCATTTACACCTTTTATTGCCCGGACAGTCGGTGAAAAAGGCAAGGTCTACGCCCTCGATATACAGGCGGATATGTTGAAGCAGCTTGAGAGGAAGCTGTCCAAGCCTGAGAATAAGGATATTAAGAATATCAAACTGATTGAGGGCAATGCCTATGAGCTGCCATTTGAGGATAACTCTCTCGATTTGGTGAATATGGTGACTGTCCTCCAGGAGATACCCGATAGAAGCAGGGCTTTGCAGGAGGTTAAGCGGGTGTTGAAACGAGGTGGATTTTTTGCTGTGACCGAACTGTTTCCCGACCCCGATTATCCCTGGAAGTCTACTACCATCAAGTTAGGTAACGGAGCCGGTTTTGTGGTGGATAAGGTGTCAGGGAACTTCTTTAATTATACAGTCAGATTTAAGAAACCGTGA
- a CDS encoding NADH-quinone oxidoreductase subunit B yields MEVEKYSMMTLNEIDLAEGLKINSLMAASQQPIPDPDSWLDEEIRRNVLVTTVDYVLDWARSRSLFPLMFGLACCAFEMIGTAASRFDIARFGMDIFRWSPRQADLMIVAGTLTWKMAPAVKLVYEQMAEPKWVIAMGQCTISGGPFKESYSVVPGINRIIPVDVYVPGCPPRPEGLLHGIRKIHEKIVKESINKA; encoded by the coding sequence ATGGAAGTAGAGAAGTATTCGATGATGACCTTGAATGAGATTGATTTAGCTGAGGGCCTAAAGATTAACTCGCTGATGGCGGCCTCTCAGCAGCCTATTCCTGATCCTGATAGCTGGCTTGATGAGGAGATCAGGCGGAATGTTCTGGTTACTACGGTGGATTATGTGCTTGATTGGGCGCGGTCGCGGTCATTATTTCCGCTTATGTTTGGCTTGGCCTGCTGCGCTTTTGAGATGATTGGTACGGCAGCTTCGCGTTTTGACATCGCTCGCTTCGGCATGGATATCTTCCGTTGGTCGCCGCGCCAGGCTGATTTGATGATTGTCGCTGGAACACTTACTTGGAAGATGGCACCCGCGGTGAAACTGGTATATGAGCAGATGGCTGAGCCTAAATGGGTGATAGCTATGGGACAGTGCACCATTAGCGGCGGGCCTTTCAAGGAATCTTACAGTGTTGTCCCGGGCATCAATCGCATAATTCCGGTTGATGTCTATGTGCCCGGGTGTCCGCCTCGGCCTGAGGGATTGCTTCACGGCATAAGGAAGATACACGAGAAAATCGTTAAGGAGAGTATAAACAAAGCGTGA
- a CDS encoding pyrroline-5-carboxylate reductase, whose amino-acid sequence MKISFIGGGIMGEAIIKSLLTKGTAKPGDIVVSDVSKVRRDVLKKKHGVRVVADNKETIKGAEVIVLAVKPQELGKVMAELKGLSSQQMVLSIVAGATVESLHQGLGHSCLVRAMPNMAAQIGEGMTVWTATDGVNQKQKDMAQSILAAMGKEIYVISEKYIDMATALSGSGPAYVFLIIEALVDAGVHIGLPRDMAEKLVVQTVLGSARAVEVMGKHPAELKNMVTSPGGTTTEGLLQLEAGKLRSLLLQAVIAAYNKAKALGAK is encoded by the coding sequence ATGAAGATAAGTTTTATCGGTGGTGGGATTATGGGGGAGGCGATAATTAAGAGCCTGCTGACTAAAGGAACGGCTAAGCCCGGTGACATCGTTGTCAGCGATGTCAGTAAAGTACGACGAGATGTCTTGAAGAAGAAGCACGGTGTCAGGGTTGTGGCTGATAATAAGGAGACAATTAAAGGGGCTGAAGTAATTGTCCTGGCGGTGAAACCGCAGGAACTGGGTAAGGTGATGGCTGAGCTGAAGGGGCTATCATCTCAGCAGATGGTGTTGTCCATAGTGGCTGGGGCTACTGTGGAGAGTTTGCACCAGGGGTTAGGCCATTCTTGTTTGGTTCGGGCGATGCCTAACATGGCGGCACAAATCGGTGAAGGCATGACGGTTTGGACAGCTACTGATGGGGTGAACCAGAAGCAGAAGGATATGGCGCAGTCTATTCTGGCTGCCATGGGCAAGGAAATCTATGTCATTAGTGAGAAATACATAGATATGGCAACCGCTTTAAGCGGCAGCGGTCCGGCTTATGTGTTTCTCATTATCGAGGCGTTGGTCGATGCCGGTGTGCACATAGGTTTACCCCGTGATATGGCTGAAAAGCTGGTGGTGCAGACGGTGCTGGGTTCAGCGCGAGCCGTGGAGGTGATGGGTAAGCATCCGGCGGAGCTGAAGAACATGGTGACATCGCCGGGAGGGACGACCACCGAAGGACTGCTGCAGTTGGAAGCAGGCAAATTGCGGTCGCTGCTTCTCCAGGCGGTCATCGCCGCTTATAACAAGGCTAAGGCTTTAGGAGCCAAGTAA
- a CDS encoding YggS family pyridoxal phosphate-dependent enzyme, translating into MSIAANIEEVQGCIARTCERSHRLPGEITLVAITKGVDVSAIRVAFGCGIRNFGENRVQEAEDKIAQLSDLKPDVTWHMVGHLQSNKARRAIDLFDIIHSVDSIRLAEVLSRRAEKPLPVLLEVNVSGEATKGGFSVGEIAVAVNEVKHLPNLKVMGLMTMAPFVADIEEVRPVFRKLRELRDSLGLEHLSMGMTDDFEVAIEEGATMLRIGRAIFGERRQQ; encoded by the coding sequence GTGAGTATAGCGGCAAATATCGAAGAAGTGCAGGGGTGCATTGCCCGGACTTGTGAACGAAGTCACAGGCTGCCCGGCGAGATAACGCTGGTGGCAATTACCAAAGGGGTTGATGTTTCGGCGATAAGGGTGGCTTTTGGCTGCGGGATAAGAAATTTCGGTGAGAACCGAGTCCAGGAGGCAGAGGATAAGATAGCACAGCTTTCAGACCTCAAGCCAGATGTGACTTGGCACATGGTGGGACATCTCCAGAGCAACAAGGCCCGGCGGGCTATTGATTTATTTGACATAATACACAGCGTTGACTCGATAAGGCTGGCTGAGGTTTTGAGTAGGCGGGCTGAAAAACCACTGCCTGTTTTGCTTGAGGTCAATGTTTCCGGGGAGGCGACAAAGGGTGGCTTCTCTGTGGGAGAGATTGCCGTGGCGGTAAACGAGGTAAAGCATTTGCCCAATTTGAAGGTGATGGGACTTATGACTATGGCTCCATTCGTGGCTGACATTGAGGAAGTCCGTCCCGTGTTCCGAAAGCTGCGGGAGCTTCGAGATTCGTTGGGACTGGAACATCTGTCTATGGGTATGACCGATGATTTTGAGGTGGCGATTGAGGAAGGGGCGACCATGCTAAGAATAGGTCGAGCTATATTCGGCGAGAGGAGGCAGCAATGA
- a CDS encoding NADH-quinone oxidoreductase subunit C encodes MTKAFPGTVVAADKAAVVVTSKSLYQVAEFLKNTPALDFDYLTNLTAVDYMDYFEVVYHVISLKHNHSLVLKTRCHDRDKPAVPSVVSLWRSADFQEREAYDLMGIIFEGHPNLKRLLLWEGFVGYPLRRDYL; translated from the coding sequence ATAACCAAAGCGTTTCCCGGGACAGTTGTTGCTGCTGACAAGGCGGCTGTTGTTGTGACTAGTAAGTCTCTTTATCAGGTGGCGGAGTTTCTAAAGAATACTCCAGCGCTTGATTTTGACTATCTTACAAATCTAACTGCCGTCGATTACATGGATTATTTCGAAGTTGTTTACCATGTGATTTCGTTGAAGCATAACCACAGTTTGGTTTTGAAGACCAGATGCCATGACCGCGATAAGCCTGCAGTGCCTTCGGTGGTTAGTTTATGGCGCTCGGCTGATTTTCAAGAGCGGGAAGCCTATGACCTCATGGGCATTATCTTTGAAGGGCATCCTAATTTGAAGCGTTTGTTGCTCTGGGAAGGGTTTGTTGGGTATCCGTTGCGGAGGGATTATCTCTAG
- a CDS encoding NADH-quinone oxidoreductase subunit D, with translation MAIRTEPFILNMGPQHPSTHGVFRMRVTLDGEVVVDVEPVIGYLHRGIEKLGETRTYTQIIPLTDRLDYVASMTNNFAYVLAVEKLAGIKIPERAEYLRIIMAETMRIANHLMAVGFFLNDLGAMMTPVLYMWREREKLLDLYEMVCGQRLTYNYMRIGGVSQDVPEEFLPALKKFVAEMPGFIDEYDQLLSQNEVLLARTKGVCILPRDTAINTAASGPVLRASGVKWDIRRADPYSIYDRFDFEIPVGTVGDNYDRYWVRMQEMRQSVRILEQAIAQLPEGEVCARVPHLLRPPIGEVYGHIEAPKGELGFYLVSDNSIAPYRLHIRPPTLINLTALKDMVVGWKVADLIITFGSIDVCLGEIDR, from the coding sequence ATGGCGATAAGGACTGAGCCTTTTATCCTTAATATGGGTCCACAGCACCCATCAACCCATGGTGTCTTCCGCATGAGGGTTACTCTTGATGGCGAAGTGGTTGTTGATGTAGAACCTGTTATCGGTTATCTACATCGGGGCATCGAGAAGTTAGGGGAGACCAGAACGTATACCCAAATAATCCCGCTGACCGACAGGCTCGATTATGTAGCTTCGATGACGAACAATTTCGCCTATGTGCTGGCTGTGGAGAAGTTGGCCGGGATAAAAATTCCGGAGCGGGCTGAGTACCTGAGGATTATCATGGCCGAGACGATGCGTATTGCCAACCATCTTATGGCAGTCGGCTTTTTCCTTAACGATCTTGGGGCTATGATGACGCCAGTATTGTATATGTGGCGGGAGAGGGAAAAGCTTCTGGATTTATATGAGATGGTTTGCGGTCAGCGGCTTACCTACAACTATATGCGCATCGGTGGAGTTAGCCAGGATGTCCCTGAAGAATTTTTACCGGCTCTGAAAAAATTTGTGGCTGAAATGCCGGGGTTTATTGATGAATATGACCAGCTTTTATCTCAGAATGAAGTTTTATTGGCAAGGACTAAAGGGGTCTGCATTCTGCCGAGAGATACTGCCATAAACACCGCGGCCAGCGGTCCGGTGCTTCGAGCCAGTGGTGTGAAGTGGGATATTCGTCGAGCTGACCCCTATTCAATCTATGACCGCTTTGACTTTGAGATACCAGTTGGCACCGTGGGTGATAACTATGACCGGTACTGGGTGAGGATGCAGGAGATGAGGCAGAGCGTTCGCATTTTGGAGCAAGCGATAGCTCAGTTGCCTGAAGGTGAGGTTTGTGCCAGAGTGCCTCATTTGCTGCGGCCGCCGATTGGTGAGGTCTACGGGCATATAGAAGCACCAAAAGGTGAACTTGGCTTCTACCTGGTCAGCGATAATTCAATTGCTCCGTACAGGTTACATATTCGCCCTCCGACGCTGATTAATCTGACTGCGTTAAAGGATATGGTTGTCGGCTGGAAGGTTGCCGACTTGATAATTACGTTTGGCAGCATCGATGTTTGCCTGGGAGAGATAGACAGGTAA